The genomic interval ATGGATTGCCATTTCAATACCAGCATGACAGAGACAAAAACTTCAGTAGCTCCATTTCATGCTAACTCAGACAAGCAGAATGTGAATAgtcattttcatttgtctccTGCTGTCTTGACTATGGACCAGCGGGTGCTTGTTCGAGACCTGGAGGAGCCAAAAGTTTATTCCTTTGCAACAATTGTGAATCCTAAGCCTCCTGATCTGTATGTTGAGTTTGAATTGATGTTACTTGTGAGTTGTAGTGAatggttgtttgtgtagttatGGAGTGATTGTGGATGGTGATCGACGGCGGAAAGTCCATTGGTTGCCTCAAGAGGAGATCATGGAGAAAGGAGTGCTGAATGTGAAACCAACTCAGGAGTGTGGTTTGCCAAGAGGATGTCGTGTGTGTGCTCGCTGGAGTGTTCATCAGAAATGTTACTATCCTGGTCGAGTACTAGATGGTATGAAATGTCTGCTATGTACATGTCATTTATCTGTCTAagtttttgtttgcaatttaATATGTGGAGATTGGGACGATTTGTACGAGTTGTAATTGGTATTTGGTTTCTGGTAGATGTTGATTGGACAACTGGTCAGTGCTTTGTGGAGTTTGATGATGGGGATCAAGCATGGAAACCTCTTGAAATGGTTCGTCGAATAATGGACAGTGATAACGAGAATGCATCAGATCGATCAGCATCTCCTACAGAAGATGTGAAAGGTAATAAGGATAATATCGTCAATGTTCAACCTTCAGAGTGTTGCGAGAACAGTGACCCCTCAAGACCGTCggcagacagccagacaaaagACCATAAAGATGATCCTAGTACTTTGACTACTCAAAACAATATTTGGCATGGTCATCTGACATGGCAGTCTGCAGCTAGTAGAGACTCACGTATGGCTCACTACTCTCCCATCTCAGAGAACTGTGAATCTAAAGGATTTGAACACCCTGTAGTAAATTCAAAGGAAAACCATGAAAAGAATGGGAAGAACTCTGTTGGTGACTCACCAACTTCGAGCTCATTGCAGGCGAGTTCATTTGCCGGATTTGACGTTACATACAGTGATATTAGCAGTGTAGGCTCAAATAGCATGGACATTGAAAGCGAACTTATCAATGGTAATAATTTGGACAGTAGTAGTCATATCTCAGACAGTCGTCAAGTTGATGTAGTATTACGGACTCCACCACTGAGTGGAGATCTACCCAGTCGATGTGGTGAACTTGAAGGAAGTGATGGTGTTCGTGGTGACAAATGGGAATGGTGTGGCAAAGGAAAAACGAACAACAAACGACGTCGTGGAAGAAAGACATACTTCAAGTCTGTCAGCCATGGAGACTGTATTCTAAGTGTAAGAGCTGTTGTTATGCATAAATGTGTCCACTGTGTGTGGTATTACATTCTCGTTTCTTTCTAGGAAGGAGATAGTGCTATATTTAAGTCGCGTAGTAGGCGCGGTGATCCGTACATTGGACTGATTGAGAAGTTGTACGAGGCATGTGGCGGATCAAAAATGGCAAGAGTCAAGTGGTTCTACCGAGGGACCGACATAAAACTACAGAAGCCTGTTCCACAGGATAAGGTATGTACTTTCTGTAAGGTCGAGTTTTTGAGTTTTGCGAAGTAGTGCGTATGTTATCTTGGCAAACATTGGCATCTCCCTCATAGCTTGTATTGGTGGGCAACTGATCTGTGTAGTATAAGGCTAGTCTACATTAACTACATGCATGATGGAAACTTTACCAATATTCATTGTTGAGCAAAGCCTCCTTGGAGATAGGGATGAGTCATGCAGTTGAGACTCTTTGCTCGTCAGGCTGAGCTGCTGCCTAGTTTCAAAAGTCTGAAGAAGaaatctattaattaagcattggCCTAATCTACTAGTAGTGTATAGTCACTTAACTATAATGTCCTGCTCTCTGGTTCAACGTGAATAGAAATAGATGGTTAGTAGGCTGGCAGGAAGTTTGCCATGTAGACACAATATCAAATGTATTCCATTGCATCTGATTGGGTCTAATATACCttggttgtttgttgcatCATTTGGTGACTGGGGTATTACTGATTTGTTTCAGTGTGTATTATGACGTGTTTAGGCTGGTGTCTATTTGTCATTGAGTCATGTCGACAACATCCCTGTTCATGCTGTTGTGAAGAAATGTCAGGTTCTAAGTCAGGCTGAGTTCAGTAAGTTGAAGCCTCAGCCCAATCCGCAGAAAGACTGCATATATTATAAGAAAGGAGTTTATGATCAAACGACTGGTTGTGTTGATTCAGCCTACGCGTAACGcagttgttgcattgtttgatGTTCTGTTGATATGCTGTTTATGTAAAGTTGATGTGACTGTTCATAATTTCAAGACTTGTTCTGGGTTGTGATATTTACCCAGGTAGTGTTAACGATTTCTTCATATTGAAGAGTAGTGTAAATAAACACGCACTGGATGTAGTGATCTCTGAACTCCGTGTACACTGTTGCGTTATCCGGGAACCGATCGTGCATGATGGGTAGAAATCGGGTGTTTTGCTTAATTTTTTGCATCTTGTTGGTGGTTTCTATACAGACAGGACTATGTGAATCGTCTAGTGGTATGTTCTTACACGATGGCAGGACGAGCAAAATGACGGGTTTAATGAGGTGGGCGTGGCTTGTGTTGCAGCTTCCTCGCGCTTGCTAGAAGAAAAGAAAGTTCTGCAATTGCAAGTGAAAGCATTGAGGGAGGAGGTTAGTTTACGGAGCGCTGGAAAGCAGGGAACGAGGACGAGTTCGTGCGGGTACGTTGAGAAGCAAGTGAAGTCGATGCAGACAGCAGCAGATGAGAAGGACGAAGAGATTGCGTTTCTGAAAGAGCAGCTGCGACATGTCAAGCACTCTCTTAGTGAAATGCATGGAGCAAGCTGTGCTCAAAAAGTGAATGGACGTTACGGGAATACTGGGCAGGGCAGTGGTAGAGTGACATTTAAAGGGAAGTACGCGTTCATAGTAGAACCAATGGAGCGAAGGAGATTTGATGATCCTCAAACTATGGAACACATTTTGCAAGGGGTATACAATGCAACGTGCCactgtttggtgtgtgtgtgttgtgtggtgtgtgtgtgtgtgtgtgtgtgtgtgtgtgtgtgtgtgtgtgtgtatgtgtgtgtgtgtgtgtgtgtgtgtgtgtgcgtgcgcgtgtgtgtgtgtgtgtgtgtgtgtgtgtgtgtgtgttgtgtgtgtgtgtgtgcgtgtgtgtgaaaaTGTGTAGGTGTGTTGCATTTCGTCtgattaaattaatgtatatttCACAAGTGaattatgcatgcatgttcatGCACTGTATCAAAAACTGTTTatgattgtttgaaaaattccaGAAACCGGTTGTTATTACTGACAGTGAATTGACTCGTTCAGCTATTATGAAGTGGGATCTGGATTATTTGGGACGGGAGCTAAATGATCAGTACGTGCGAATGTTTGTGTCCCcaaacagacaatttagaTATCACAGCAACATGAACAACACACAATATTATGAATGGATATCACCATATGAAACTCGAACTGGCACATTCAGTACATTTGTAGAAACGGTACGTCAACTCGATAAAGCAGACAACGGGAGTAGAGCCTATTTCCAGGTATGACTACAAACACTACATACCACGCACAGGTAGAAGCGTTTAAATCATGATTGGTGTAGTTTTAAATATCTAGAACTGCTGCATAATTCATTCTTATTATCATTTTTATATCAGAGTTTCAAACCAGCTGTTGCAATGGTGACGTGGTTATGAAAATAAGCCTATTACCACAGTGGCCAGCTATGGCTAGTTTAAACCACATGGTATAGAGCCAAGGACATTGACTCACCTGAATCTGGGTCTGAGGCTAGATTTACCCTAACCCTAGGTCATTTCTATTAATATAGTAACATGTAAGGAAATGCATGAATACAAAGTGCATGAAACAATTAGATGTCAAATAAAACATGGAAAGACTAcagtattattaattaattaattaattaagcatgtcTGTGCATGTTTTCTTGCATAAAATTTGTGTGAATTTGTTTATGACTTTTGAtcagtacagtgtactcaaTTAGACAagcacatatatacagtatacgGCACTCCTTGCTCAtgtttttattgatattttgtGCTTATAGTTTCTCCTTAATGATCTCAATCTGACAAGGAACCTTGATGAAGATGTAGCATCATTCAATTGGAATTGGTTGCATGATAGTTTGCTACATAAAGTGGCATGGGGAGAGCTGAAACACAATCTACTTCTTGTTGGCATGCCAGATGTTGCAACTCCTGTACATTATGATGGTATGGAGAACCTGTTTGC from Corticium candelabrum chromosome 22, ooCorCand1.1, whole genome shotgun sequence carries:
- the LOC134196959 gene encoding hypoxia-inducible factor 1-alpha inhibitor-like codes for the protein MMGRNRVFCLIFCILLVVSIQTGLCESSSASSRLLEEKKVLQLQVKALREEVSLRSAGKQGTRTSSCGYVEKQVKSMQTAADEKDEEIAFLKEQLRHVKHSLSEMHGASCAQKVNGRYGNTGQGSGRVTFKGKYAFIVEPMERRRFDDPQTMEHILQGKPVVITDSELTRSAIMKWDLDYLGRELNDQYVRMFVSPNRQFRYHSNMNNTQYYEWISPYETRTGTFSTFVETVRQLDKADNGSRAYFQFLLNDLNLTRNLDEDVASFNWNWLHDSLLHKVAWGELKHNLLLVGMPDVATPVHYDGMENLFAMISGHKRCILFSPSQYRSLYPFPAHHPHDRQSQVDFDNPNFDMFPRFREAHGYETILAPGEVLYIPSYWWHYIESEENSMTVSLNFWFEPEWEKESNGKEDSDEEGIKGEPPKEVEELILKREIEMMIAEATHPSKVAEILKEILDKRYDFIERKRYWQ